From a region of the Pseudoxanthomonas sp. X-1 genome:
- the purF gene encoding amidophosphoribosyltransferase, with translation MCGIVGIVGTQNVAGQLYDGLTVLQHRGQDAAGIATANGTRLRVQKANGLVRDVFDEKRMAVLEGRVGIAHCRYPTAGSEGMDEAQPFYVNSPYGIALAHNGNLTNTEALRQQVFEADRRNINTDSDSEVLLNVFAHELDAQRMLTPEAAIRAVAGVHRRCRGGYAVVSVVLGLGLVAFRDPHGIRPLVLGKRESVEGDEYIVASESAVLDILGFARVRDVRPGEALVVTARGELFSEVCATSTEHAPCIFEYVYFARPDSMIDNVSVHKARMRMGMKLGEKILRLRPDHDIDTIIPIPDTSRDAALEISNVLGVKYREGFVKNRYVGRTFIMPGQGERTKSVRRKLNPIHLEFRNRVVLLVDDSIVRGTTSRQIVQMARDAGARKVYLASAAPPVRHPNIYGIDMPAAEELVAHGRTEQEIQEFLGCDWLIYQDLDDLETAVREGNPQLKRFDSSCFDGDYVTGIEPGYFERIQQLRSDEAKRKRRAV, from the coding sequence ATGTGCGGCATCGTCGGAATCGTCGGTACCCAGAACGTCGCTGGCCAGCTCTATGACGGCCTGACAGTACTGCAGCACCGCGGCCAGGATGCGGCCGGCATCGCCACGGCCAACGGCACCCGCCTACGCGTGCAGAAGGCCAACGGCCTGGTGCGCGACGTGTTCGACGAGAAGCGCATGGCGGTGCTGGAAGGGCGCGTGGGCATCGCCCACTGCCGCTACCCGACCGCCGGCTCGGAAGGCATGGACGAGGCGCAGCCGTTCTACGTCAACTCGCCCTACGGCATCGCCCTGGCGCACAACGGCAACCTGACCAACACCGAGGCCCTGCGCCAGCAGGTGTTCGAGGCCGATCGCCGCAACATCAACACCGATTCGGACAGCGAGGTGCTGCTGAACGTGTTCGCCCACGAGCTGGACGCCCAGCGCATGCTCACCCCCGAGGCGGCGATCCGCGCGGTGGCCGGCGTGCACCGGCGCTGCCGCGGCGGCTACGCGGTGGTCAGCGTGGTGCTGGGCCTGGGGCTGGTGGCCTTCCGCGACCCGCACGGCATCCGTCCGCTGGTGCTGGGCAAGCGCGAGAGCGTGGAGGGCGACGAATACATCGTGGCCTCCGAATCGGCGGTGCTGGATATCCTGGGCTTCGCGCGCGTGCGCGACGTGCGCCCGGGCGAGGCGCTGGTGGTCACCGCGCGCGGCGAACTGTTCTCCGAGGTCTGCGCGACCAGCACCGAGCACGCGCCGTGCATCTTCGAGTACGTGTACTTCGCCCGACCCGATTCGATGATCGACAACGTCTCGGTGCACAAGGCGCGCATGCGCATGGGCATGAAGCTGGGCGAGAAGATCCTGCGCCTGCGGCCCGATCACGACATCGACACCATCATCCCGATCCCCGACACCTCGCGCGACGCGGCGCTGGAGATCTCCAACGTGCTGGGCGTGAAGTACCGCGAGGGCTTCGTCAAGAACCGCTACGTCGGCCGCACCTTCATCATGCCGGGGCAGGGCGAGCGCACCAAGTCCGTGCGCCGCAAGCTCAACCCGATCCACCTGGAGTTCCGCAACCGTGTGGTGCTGCTGGTGGACGATTCGATCGTGCGCGGCACCACCAGCCGCCAGATCGTGCAGATGGCGCGCGACGCCGGTGCGCGCAAGGTCTACCTGGCCAGCGCCGCGCCGCCGGTGCGCCATCCCAACATCTACGGCATCGACATGCCCGCCGCCGAGGAGCTGGTGGCCCACGGCCGTACCGAACAGGAGATCCAGGAATTCCTCGGCTGCGACTGGCTGATCTACCAGGACCTGGACGACCTGGAAACGGCGGTGCGCGAGGGCAACCCGCAGCTCAAGCGCTTCGATTCCTCGTGCTTCGACGGCGACTATGTCACCGGCATCGAGCCGGGCTACTTCGAGCGCATCCAGCAGCTGCGTTCGGACGAAGCCAAGCGCAAGCGCCGCGCGGTCTGA
- a CDS encoding T6SS immunity protein Tdi1 domain-containing protein, with protein sequence MAITLEDLCVALGDDVDRATLLADWDWLTGGDTRPLMVGVAGDAFVQAGREQAVHFLDCVDGVLEKVADDLPEFLQRLGDAEFVAHCFRFDLVAPRLRAGEALAPGQVWSFRVPPVLGGARTSEALEPTDLATYLSLSGQLHAQVASLPPGVAIDDISIALE encoded by the coding sequence ATGGCGATCACCCTGGAAGACCTGTGCGTGGCGCTGGGCGATGACGTCGACCGCGCCACGCTGCTGGCCGACTGGGACTGGCTGACCGGCGGCGACACGCGGCCGCTGATGGTCGGCGTGGCGGGCGATGCGTTCGTGCAGGCCGGTCGGGAACAGGCCGTGCATTTCCTCGACTGCGTCGATGGCGTGCTGGAGAAGGTCGCCGACGATCTGCCCGAGTTCCTGCAGCGGCTGGGCGATGCGGAGTTCGTCGCGCACTGCTTCCGCTTTGACCTGGTCGCGCCGCGGCTGCGCGCCGGCGAGGCGCTGGCCCCGGGCCAGGTGTGGAGTTTCCGCGTGCCGCCGGTGCTGGGCGGTGCGCGCACCAGCGAGGCGCTGGAGCCGACCGACCTGGCGACGTACCTGTCGCTGTCCGGGCAGCTGCACGCGCAGGTCGCGTCGCTGCCGCCGGGCGTGGCCATCGACGACATTTCCATCGCGCTCGAATGA
- the lpxH gene encoding UDP-2,3-diacylglucosamine diphosphatase — MTTLFISDLHLDASRPAITDLFLRFLRHEALQAEALYILGDLFEAWVGDDDPSELATQVAQGLRAVSEAGVPVFFIHGNRDFLLGQDYAERCGMRLLPDPAVVELYGEPVLLLHGDLLCTSDVAYQQVRAQTRNPAWQAHMLAQPLAARIAFAAQARAASAAHQGGMKGDSAKFETLTDVTPAEVETSFVRYGLTRMIHGHTHRPAVHELIVDGKACTRIVLGDWYEQGSVLRVTPHGYDLQSLPVQ, encoded by the coding sequence ATGACCACGCTGTTCATCTCCGACCTGCACCTGGACGCCAGCCGTCCGGCCATCACCGACCTGTTCCTGCGGTTCCTGCGCCACGAGGCGCTGCAGGCCGAGGCGCTTTACATCCTGGGCGACCTGTTCGAGGCCTGGGTGGGCGACGACGATCCTTCCGAACTGGCCACGCAGGTCGCCCAGGGGCTGCGCGCGGTCAGCGAGGCGGGCGTGCCGGTGTTCTTCATCCACGGCAACCGCGACTTCCTGCTGGGCCAGGACTACGCCGAGCGCTGCGGCATGCGCCTGCTGCCCGACCCGGCGGTGGTCGAACTCTACGGCGAGCCGGTGCTGCTGCTGCACGGCGACCTGCTGTGCACCTCGGACGTGGCCTACCAGCAGGTGCGCGCGCAGACCCGCAACCCGGCCTGGCAGGCGCACATGCTGGCCCAGCCGCTGGCCGCGCGCATCGCCTTCGCCGCGCAGGCGCGCGCGGCCAGCGCCGCGCATCAGGGCGGGATGAAGGGCGACAGCGCCAAGTTCGAGACGCTGACCGACGTCACCCCGGCCGAGGTCGAGACCAGCTTCGTGCGCTACGGGCTGACGCGGATGATCCACGGCCACACCCACCGCCCGGCCGTGCACGAGCTCATCGTCGACGGCAAGGCCTGCACCCGCATCGTGCTGGGCGACTGGTACGAGCAGGGCTCGGTGCTGCGGGTGACGCCGCACGGCTACGACCTGCAGTCGCTGCCGGTGCAATAG
- a CDS encoding SPOR domain-containing protein, whose translation MDTALRNRIIGAVVLVALAVIFLPMLIKGPASDSGVSDVSTDVPKAPDGQFETRDLPLVTPGQPGANGATGMPAQAKPATETLTPADAPKPATNAQGLPLATAGGDYAVTFGAYASQADADVVIDRLRQSGLEAFRQEATIGGKPAWRVRVGPYADRAQAEIARLAAVKVRSDVKAEVIALDAGSNSPATAPAASTPPAATPAVPNPDAAQLASETPPPAKPAPAAKPEPAAKPTPAKPAAPVASKPPVAAVPKPAATGVGFAVQVGAFGKEADANSLRDKLRGNGFSAFVEPVSTDGGRLFRVRVGPVSTRAEADQLKAQVAARNGLTGIVRPHP comes from the coding sequence ATGGATACCGCTTTGAGAAACCGCATCATCGGCGCCGTCGTCCTGGTCGCCCTGGCCGTCATTTTCCTGCCCATGCTGATCAAGGGCCCCGCCAGCGACAGCGGCGTCTCGGATGTCTCCACCGATGTGCCCAAGGCGCCGGACGGCCAGTTCGAGACCCGCGACCTGCCGCTGGTGACGCCCGGCCAGCCGGGCGCCAACGGCGCCACCGGCATGCCCGCCCAGGCCAAGCCGGCCACCGAGACCCTGACCCCGGCCGACGCGCCCAAGCCGGCGACCAACGCCCAGGGCCTGCCGCTGGCCACCGCGGGCGGCGACTATGCGGTGACCTTCGGCGCCTATGCCAGCCAGGCCGACGCCGACGTGGTCATCGACCGCCTGCGCCAGTCCGGGCTCGAGGCCTTCCGCCAGGAGGCCACCATTGGCGGCAAGCCGGCCTGGCGCGTGCGCGTGGGGCCGTATGCCGACCGCGCGCAGGCCGAGATCGCGCGCCTGGCCGCGGTCAAGGTGCGCAGCGACGTCAAGGCCGAGGTGATCGCGCTGGATGCCGGCAGCAACTCGCCGGCCACCGCGCCCGCGGCGTCCACGCCGCCGGCCGCCACCCCGGCCGTACCCAATCCCGATGCCGCCCAGCTGGCCTCCGAGACCCCGCCGCCGGCCAAGCCCGCGCCCGCGGCCAAGCCTGAACCGGCCGCCAAGCCGACCCCGGCCAAGCCGGCCGCGCCGGTCGCCTCCAAGCCGCCGGTCGCCGCGGTGCCCAAGCCGGCCGCCACCGGCGTGGGCTTCGCCGTGCAGGTCGGCGCGTTCGGCAAGGAGGCCGATGCCAACAGCCTGCGCGACAAGCTGCGCGGCAACGGCTTCAGCGCCTTCGTCGAGCCGGTCTCCACCGACGGCGGGCGGCTGTTCCGGGTGCGGGTCGGACCGGTCTCCACCCGGGCCGAGGCCGACCAGCTCAAGGCGCAGGTCGCCGCGCGCAATGGCCTGACCGGCATCGTCCGCCCGCATCCCTGA
- a CDS encoding ferritin-like domain-containing protein: protein MSAAVLGPARDLFDAARQCLDAADPAEKVALTQRYAAAFARGALPIPGHAPPPDPIRMPGRPPRPRLVHPREVPKRGLGSGEGRAAFVHAIAHIELNAIDLGWDAVYRFRGLPPAFYADWVGVAHDESRHFMLLRARLQALGYDYGDFDAHHGLWEMCEKTAHDGLARMALVPRVLEARGLDVTPGMIAKLRSLGDAQTVEILELILREEVAHVAAGSRWYRWYCAREGVEPRARFRELLRQYAGGYLRGPFNLEARLQAGFDEDELAALEAP from the coding sequence ATGAGCGCGGCGGTGTTGGGCCCCGCGCGCGACCTGTTCGACGCCGCGCGCCAATGCCTGGACGCGGCCGATCCGGCCGAGAAGGTCGCCCTGACCCAGCGCTACGCGGCCGCGTTCGCGCGCGGTGCGCTGCCCATCCCCGGCCACGCGCCGCCGCCCGACCCGATCCGCATGCCCGGCCGCCCGCCGCGACCGCGGCTGGTGCATCCGCGCGAGGTCCCCAAGCGCGGCCTGGGCAGCGGGGAGGGGCGCGCGGCCTTCGTCCACGCCATCGCCCATATCGAACTCAATGCCATCGACCTGGGCTGGGACGCGGTCTACCGCTTCCGCGGCCTGCCGCCGGCGTTCTACGCGGACTGGGTGGGCGTGGCGCACGACGAGTCGCGCCACTTCATGCTGCTGCGCGCGCGGTTGCAGGCGCTGGGCTACGACTACGGCGACTTCGACGCGCATCACGGCCTGTGGGAGATGTGCGAGAAGACCGCCCACGACGGCCTGGCGCGCATGGCCCTGGTGCCGCGCGTGCTGGAGGCGCGCGGGCTGGATGTCACCCCGGGCATGATCGCCAAGCTGCGTTCGCTGGGCGATGCCCAGACCGTGGAGATCCTGGAGCTGATCCTGCGCGAGGAAGTGGCGCACGTGGCGGCCGGCTCGCGCTGGTACCGCTGGTACTGCGCGCGCGAAGGCGTCGAGCCGCGCGCGCGGTTCCGCGAACTGCTGCGGCAGTACGCCGGCGGCTACCTGCGCGGGCCGTTCAATCTGGAAGCGCGCCTGCAGGCCGGCTTCGACGAGGACGAACTGGCGGCGCTGGAGGCGCCCTGA
- the folC gene encoding bifunctional tetrahydrofolate synthase/dihydrofolate synthase, with translation MSAPTSRSLADWLTYIQAQHPSAIELGLERVRAVAEAMGLGKPARQVVTVGGTNGKGSTVAFTEAIARAGGWKVGAYTSPHLRRYNERVRIDGVEADDAALVEGFEAVEAARGRTPLTYFEYGTLAALWLFQRAGLDLAVLEVGLGGRLDAVNVIDPDVAVITTVDIDHTDWLGADREAIGKEKAGIARPWTPLVLGEVTAPSSVLGHAYAIGAAVIQLGNDFFHEAAGDGQWRWREVGTELLLPTPPLDAPVQRANAATAIAALRALPEELPASAFAAGIAQARVSGRLQRLEREGIEIRLDVGHNPQAARELAAFLNRYPARTLAVYAALSDKDAAGVATALAGRIARWFLAGLEPGTPRGQDADALAARLAGTQAAGGERFAGIADALGAALQAAAPGERVLVFGSFHTVAEALAVLDSGA, from the coding sequence ATGTCTGCCCCCACCTCCCGTTCCCTGGCCGATTGGCTCACCTACATCCAGGCCCAGCATCCCAGCGCCATCGAACTGGGCCTGGAGCGCGTGCGCGCGGTGGCCGAGGCGATGGGCCTGGGCAAGCCGGCGCGCCAGGTCGTCACGGTCGGCGGCACCAACGGCAAGGGCTCGACCGTGGCCTTCACCGAGGCCATCGCCCGTGCCGGCGGCTGGAAGGTCGGCGCCTACACCTCGCCGCATCTGCGGCGCTACAACGAGCGGGTGCGCATCGACGGCGTGGAGGCCGACGACGCGGCGCTGGTGGAGGGGTTCGAGGCGGTCGAGGCCGCGCGCGGCCGGACCCCGCTGACTTATTTCGAATACGGCACGCTGGCGGCGCTGTGGCTGTTCCAGCGCGCCGGGCTGGACCTGGCCGTGCTGGAAGTCGGCCTGGGCGGCCGGCTGGACGCGGTCAACGTGATCGACCCCGACGTGGCGGTGATCACCACCGTGGACATCGACCACACCGACTGGCTGGGCGCCGACCGCGAGGCCATCGGCAAGGAGAAGGCCGGCATCGCCCGGCCGTGGACGCCGCTGGTCTTGGGCGAGGTCACCGCGCCGTCCAGCGTGCTCGGCCACGCCTACGCCATCGGCGCGGCGGTGATCCAGCTGGGCAACGACTTCTTCCACGAGGCGGCCGGGGATGGCCAGTGGCGCTGGCGCGAGGTCGGGACCGAACTGCTGCTGCCCACGCCGCCGCTGGACGCCCCGGTCCAGCGCGCCAACGCCGCCACCGCGATCGCCGCGCTGCGCGCGCTGCCCGAGGAGCTGCCGGCCAGCGCCTTCGCGGCCGGCATCGCCCAGGCGCGCGTGTCAGGGCGCCTGCAGCGGCTGGAGCGCGAGGGCATCGAGATCCGCCTGGACGTGGGCCACAACCCGCAGGCCGCGCGCGAACTGGCCGCGTTCCTGAACCGGTATCCGGCGCGCACGCTGGCGGTCTACGCCGCGCTGTCGGACAAGGACGCGGCGGGCGTGGCCACGGCGCTGGCGGGGCGCATCGCCCGCTGGTTCCTGGCCGGGCTGGAGCCGGGCACGCCGCGCGGGCAGGACGCCGACGCGCTCGCCGCGCGCCTGGCCGGCACCCAGGCGGCGGGGGGCGAGCGCTTCGCCGGCATCGCCGACGCGCTGGGCGCCGCCCTGCAGGCCGCCGCGCCGGGCGAGCGCGTGCTGGTGTTCGGCTCGTTCCACACCGTGGCCGAGGCGCTGGCGGTGCTGGATTCAGGCGCATGA
- a CDS encoding CvpA family protein, giving the protein MIDLVLGTVIVVSTLLGLLRGFVGIVVGTLSWLLAGLAAFLFGDRAARQFAGGGAPGMTDYLGGYALTFVGVMIVVALIGMVIKASVRNTRLSGVDRLAGGGLGLVRGGFFACVLVLLLSFTPLPREAAWRQSHLMPLIEPGAAWMRGQLPELSVPQMPTMPDLRDMNVDRLRNLDLNNPALSGDNGALNDKFQQAAAQLPQLGQTVSEALKGNGGRDPGRLPQPLEDPAAGDPAQVHPNERDPARVVPTPKGQERPR; this is encoded by the coding sequence GTGATCGACCTGGTCCTGGGCACGGTCATCGTGGTGTCCACCCTGCTGGGCCTGCTGCGCGGCTTCGTCGGGATCGTGGTCGGCACCCTGTCCTGGCTGCTGGCGGGCCTGGCGGCCTTCCTGTTCGGCGACCGCGCCGCGCGCCAGTTCGCCGGTGGCGGCGCGCCGGGGATGACCGACTACCTGGGCGGCTACGCGCTGACCTTCGTCGGCGTGATGATCGTGGTGGCGCTGATCGGCATGGTGATCAAGGCCTCGGTGCGCAATACCCGGCTGTCCGGCGTGGACCGCCTGGCCGGCGGCGGCCTGGGGCTGGTGCGCGGCGGATTCTTCGCCTGCGTGCTGGTGCTGCTGCTGTCCTTCACGCCGCTGCCGCGCGAGGCGGCCTGGCGACAGTCGCACCTGATGCCCCTGATCGAGCCCGGCGCGGCCTGGATGCGCGGCCAGCTGCCGGAACTGTCCGTGCCGCAGATGCCGACGATGCCCGATCTGCGGGACATGAACGTGGACCGGTTGCGCAACCTGGATCTCAACAATCCGGCCTTGTCAGGCGATAATGGTGCCCTCAACGACAAGTTCCAGCAGGCGGCCGCGCAGCTGCCGCAACTCGGGCAGACGGTGTCCGAGGCTCTGAAGGGCAATGGCGGACGCGATCCAGGCCGCTTGCCCCAGCCCCTTGAAGACCCTGCGGCGGGCGATCCGGCCCAGGTGCATCCCAACGAACGCGACCCGGCGCGGGTCGTGCCTACGCCCAAAGGCCAGGAACGGCCGCGCTAG
- the gltX gene encoding glutamate--tRNA ligase produces the protein MTCRTRFAPSPTGYLHIGGARTALYCWLEARHRGGEFVLRIEDTDRERSTQAAIDAILEAMDWLGLDYDQGPIYQTQRLARYREVAEQLLAQGKAYYAYETREELDAMREAAMARQEKPRYNGAAREAGLPQRDDPNRVIRFKNPLEGSVVFDDLIKGRIEIANAELDDMVIFRPDGYPTYNFAVVVDDWDMGITEVIRGDDHINNTPRQINIYQALGAPVPKFAHMPMILDEQGAKLSKRTGAADVMQYKDAGYLPHALINYLARLGWSHGDQELFSRQALIDLFDVKDVNSKAARLDMAKLGWVNQHYLKTDAPETIAPQLVYQLEKLGVNLAAGPAPVDVVIALRERVQTLKEMAEKAVVWYQPLTEYDEAAVAKHLKPAAAAPLAKARELLAALDEWQVDAVSAALHEAAAALDLGMGKVAQPLRVAITGTQVSPDISHTVYLAGREQALKRIDAALIKTAQAA, from the coding sequence ATGACCTGCCGTACCCGCTTCGCTCCCAGTCCCACCGGCTATCTGCACATCGGCGGCGCGCGCACCGCGCTGTACTGCTGGCTGGAGGCGCGCCATCGCGGCGGCGAGTTCGTCCTGCGCATCGAGGACACCGACCGCGAACGCAGCACCCAGGCCGCCATCGACGCGATCCTGGAGGCGATGGACTGGCTGGGCCTGGACTACGACCAGGGCCCGATCTACCAGACCCAGCGCCTGGCCCGCTACCGAGAAGTGGCCGAACAGCTGCTGGCGCAGGGCAAGGCCTACTACGCTTACGAGACGCGCGAGGAACTGGACGCCATGCGCGAGGCCGCCATGGCGCGCCAGGAGAAGCCGCGCTACAACGGCGCCGCGCGCGAGGCCGGCCTGCCGCAGCGCGACGACCCCAACCGCGTGATCCGCTTCAAGAACCCGCTCGAGGGCAGCGTGGTGTTCGACGACCTGATCAAGGGCCGCATCGAGATCGCCAATGCCGAGCTGGACGACATGGTGATCTTCCGCCCGGACGGCTACCCGACCTACAACTTCGCCGTCGTGGTGGACGACTGGGACATGGGCATCACCGAGGTCATCCGCGGCGACGACCACATCAACAACACCCCGCGCCAGATCAACATCTACCAGGCGCTGGGCGCGCCGGTGCCGAAGTTCGCGCACATGCCGATGATCCTGGACGAGCAGGGCGCCAAGCTGTCCAAGCGCACCGGCGCGGCCGACGTGATGCAGTACAAGGACGCCGGCTACCTGCCGCACGCGCTGATCAACTACCTCGCGCGCCTGGGCTGGTCGCATGGCGACCAGGAGCTGTTCTCGCGCCAGGCGCTGATCGACCTGTTCGACGTCAAGGACGTCAATTCCAAGGCCGCGCGCCTGGACATGGCCAAGCTGGGCTGGGTCAACCAGCACTACCTCAAGACCGACGCGCCGGAGACCATCGCCCCGCAGCTGGTCTACCAGCTGGAGAAGCTGGGCGTGAACCTCGCCGCGGGCCCGGCGCCGGTGGACGTGGTGATCGCCCTGCGCGAGCGCGTGCAGACCCTGAAGGAAATGGCCGAGAAGGCCGTGGTCTGGTACCAGCCGCTGACCGAGTACGACGAGGCCGCCGTGGCCAAGCACCTCAAGCCCGCCGCCGCCGCGCCGCTGGCCAAGGCGCGCGAACTGCTGGCGGCGCTGGACGAGTGGCAGGTCGACGCGGTGTCCGCCGCGCTGCACGAGGCCGCCGCCGCCCTGGACCTGGGCATGGGCAAGGTCGCCCAGCCGCTGCGGGTGGCCATCACCGGCACCCAGGTCAGCCCGGACATTTCCCATACCGTTTACCTGGCCGGCCGCGAGCAGGCCTTGAAACGCATCGACGCGGCGCTTATCAAGACCGCGCAAGCCGCCTGA
- a CDS encoding phospholipase C, phosphocholine-specific: MHKLSRRDFLQRLSALTAAGVLPASIGRALALPAQVRSGTLADMEHVVILMQENRAFDHYFGTLRGVRGFDDPRPLRLRDGAPVWQQRQDGGAPVLPFHLDTRATSAAVMKSLDHNWKGAPGQDAARWQHYDCWVPYKGALSMGHLQRDDIPFYHALADAFTVCDGYFCSLHGPTNPNRMYLFTGSSGLTAGNDGAQAVDNADDGNWTADMKRDRADFTGLRWTTYAERLQEAGIDWRVYQEYDNYGDNPLSSFARFRAMDVRDPLYRRGRGIVPGSDAGNAQHSTAQHLVDAFAADVRDGRLPQVSWIVAPYPYSEHPEATPAHGESLASRILDALTAVPEVWARTCLIINYDENDGFFDHVPAPLPALDARMGASQVDVRGESYRGTPVGLGVRVPMTVVSPWTRGGWVDSQLFDHTSVLRLLEARFGVAEPNISPWRRAVAGDLTSVFDFATPDDSALSALPSTADYLQRMQAAARQPAPVVPVPGAQPKQEPGQRPARALPYALQVHARQGEDGLRLVFVNDGQAAAVFNVYAEGGAAGPWYYTVLPGRTLEDAPHALPAGAYALAVHGPNGFLREFAGEGHAAPAVEATQDGETLVLQLSNPTRALVALQLRALDYADPAPRRISLRPGERQTVRVEVAQADHWYDLELTQPGSAFRRRLAGHLETGRSSRSDPAIGRAS, encoded by the coding sequence ATGCACAAGCTTTCGCGTCGCGATTTCCTGCAGCGTCTGTCGGCCCTGACCGCCGCCGGTGTGCTGCCCGCTTCTATCGGCCGCGCGCTGGCGCTGCCGGCGCAGGTGCGCAGCGGCACGCTGGCCGACATGGAGCACGTGGTGATCCTGATGCAGGAGAACCGCGCGTTCGATCACTACTTCGGCACGCTGCGCGGGGTGCGCGGCTTCGATGACCCGCGCCCGCTGCGGCTGCGCGACGGCGCGCCGGTGTGGCAGCAGCGCCAGGACGGCGGCGCGCCGGTGCTGCCCTTCCACCTGGACACGCGCGCCACCAGCGCGGCGGTGATGAAGAGCCTGGACCACAACTGGAAGGGCGCGCCGGGGCAGGACGCGGCGCGCTGGCAGCACTACGACTGCTGGGTGCCGTACAAGGGCGCGCTGAGCATGGGGCATCTGCAGCGCGACGACATCCCGTTCTATCACGCGCTGGCCGATGCCTTCACCGTGTGCGATGGCTATTTCTGCTCGCTGCACGGGCCGACCAATCCCAACCGCATGTACCTGTTCACCGGCAGCAGCGGATTGACCGCGGGCAACGACGGCGCCCAGGCGGTGGACAACGCCGACGACGGCAACTGGACCGCGGACATGAAGCGCGACCGGGCCGACTTCACCGGCCTGCGCTGGACCACCTATGCCGAACGCCTGCAGGAAGCCGGCATCGACTGGCGCGTCTACCAGGAGTACGACAACTACGGCGACAACCCGCTGTCCTCGTTCGCGCGCTTCCGCGCCATGGACGTGCGCGACCCGCTGTACCGGCGCGGGCGCGGGATCGTGCCCGGTTCCGATGCCGGCAATGCGCAGCACAGCACCGCCCAGCACCTGGTCGATGCCTTCGCCGCCGACGTGCGTGACGGCAGGCTGCCGCAGGTGTCGTGGATCGTCGCGCCGTATCCGTACAGCGAGCACCCCGAGGCCACGCCGGCGCATGGCGAATCGCTGGCCTCGCGCATCCTCGATGCGCTCACCGCGGTGCCCGAGGTCTGGGCGCGGACCTGCCTGATCATCAACTACGACGAGAACGACGGCTTCTTCGACCACGTGCCCGCGCCGCTGCCGGCGCTGGATGCGCGCATGGGCGCCAGCCAGGTCGATGTGCGCGGCGAAAGCTACAGGGGCACGCCGGTCGGCCTGGGCGTGCGCGTGCCGATGACGGTGGTCTCGCCGTGGACGCGCGGGGGCTGGGTCGATTCGCAGTTGTTCGACCACACCTCGGTGCTGCGCCTGCTGGAAGCGCGCTTCGGCGTGGCCGAGCCGAACATCAGCCCGTGGCGGCGCGCGGTGGCCGGCGATCTGACCAGCGTGTTCGACTTCGCCACGCCCGACGACTCGGCGCTCTCGGCCCTGCCGTCCACCGCCGACTACCTTCAGCGCATGCAGGCCGCCGCGCGCCAGCCCGCGCCCGTGGTGCCGGTGCCGGGCGCGCAGCCGAAGCAGGAACCCGGCCAGCGTCCGGCGCGCGCCCTGCCGTACGCGCTGCAGGTGCATGCGCGCCAGGGCGAGGATGGACTGCGCCTGGTCTTCGTCAACGACGGGCAGGCGGCGGCGGTGTTCAACGTCTACGCCGAGGGCGGCGCGGCCGGGCCCTGGTACTACACGGTGCTGCCGGGCCGCACGCTGGAGGACGCGCCGCACGCGCTGCCGGCCGGCGCCTACGCGCTGGCGGTGCACGGCCCGAACGGCTTCCTGCGCGAGTTCGCCGGCGAGGGCCATGCCGCGCCGGCGGTCGAGGCGACGCAGGACGGCGAGACGCTGGTGCTGCAGCTGTCCAATCCCACGCGCGCGCTGGTCGCGCTGCAGCTGCGCGCGCTGGACTACGCCGACCCGGCGCCGCGCAGGATCAGCTTGCGCCCCGGTGAGCGACAGACCGTGCGCGTCGAGGTGGCCCAGGCCGACCACTGGTACGACCTGGAACTCACCCAGCCGGGCAGCGCGTTCCGCCGCCGCCTGGCCGGGCACCTGGAAACCGGTCGTTCCAGCCGCAGCGACCCGGCGATCGGGCGGGCGAGCTGA